In the genome of Segatella copri, one region contains:
- a CDS encoding transposase — MKNMNMFEQMPFSEKYPVFRKLAEIGDLRKLSREELELYDEDIKNMRDIYATRKFDEKRGMEKGRAEGMAEGMAKGMAKGELSKGLEVARNLLAMGMSWTQIIQATGLTEDQLKQLQS, encoded by the coding sequence ATGAAGAATATGAACATGTTTGAGCAGATGCCATTCAGCGAGAAGTATCCAGTCTTCCGCAAGTTGGCAGAAATAGGCGACCTCCGCAAGCTTTCCCGCGAAGAACTTGAGCTTTATGACGAGGACATCAAGAATATGCGTGATATATACGCCACCAGAAAGTTTGATGAGAAAAGAGGAATGGAAAAAGGGCGTGCAGAAGGAATGGCTGAAGGAATGGCGAAAGGAATGGCGAAAGGTGAACTGTCTAAAGGTTTGGAAGTAGCCCGTAACTTGTTGGCAATGGGTATGTCTTGGACTCAAATCATACAAGCTACTGGATTAACGGAAGACCAGCTGAAGCAACTTCAGTCGTAG